The following coding sequences lie in one Deltaproteobacteria bacterium CG2_30_66_27 genomic window:
- a CDS encoding glycoside hydrolase, with product MDRYVCIHCHFYQPPRENPWLEAVELQDSAFPYHDWNERISAECYAANAFSRSLAGDGRIEKIVNNYSRISFNFGPTLLSWMEEKSPAVYRAILEGDRESRKTFSGHGSALAQGYNHIILPLANARDKATQVRWGIRDFTHRFGRPPEGMWLPETAADVGTLDVLAGEGIRFTILAPRQAAKVRKKGSRDWRDVSNGRIDPTIPYELRLPSGRKICLFFYDGPISQGVAFERLLDNGEFLANRLLGAFSDQRPWPQQLVHIATDGETYGHHHTHGEMALSKALQLLDANPEVRITNYGEHLERFPPTHDVRIFDNSSWSCVHGVERWRSDCGCNSGGRPGWNQEWRRPLREAMDGLRDTIAPLFEGEGRKVFKDPWAAREEYISVILDRSDASIDEFLARHAAGKLTPKQKTRALQLMEIQRQAMLMYTSCGWFFDDLSGIETVQVLQYAGRVIQLSGDIFGDSVEAGFLTRLERAKSNVPEHKDGRALYDKFVKPATVDLHKVAAHYAMSALFENYGERDRIYCYDVERHDIRVRTAGRTKLLLGRARVTSEITRKTAFVTFGVLHLGDHNISGGVRDFRGEEEYETLTREIGDVFKSADLPEAIRTVDKQFGLGTYSLKLLFRDELRKILHIILDQTLSGTEASHREIYNQHASMMRFLSGMDIPLPDPLHASAKVTLNAGLRRAVSAETLDATAIRGLLEEGSTIGIQLVSAGLGFPLQKRIDAIANDFREKPDDLGLLHRFEEAVEMGHDLPFEVLFWGAQNIYFELLQTVYPGFLTKSREGDEQAALWIGLFRSIGKKLSFVVPED from the coding sequence ATGGATCGATACGTCTGCATCCACTGCCACTTCTACCAGCCGCCCCGGGAGAACCCCTGGCTGGAGGCGGTCGAACTTCAGGACTCCGCATTCCCCTACCACGACTGGAACGAGCGGATCTCGGCCGAATGTTACGCGGCCAACGCGTTTTCCCGGTCCCTCGCCGGGGACGGGCGCATCGAAAAGATCGTCAACAACTACTCCCGCATCAGCTTCAACTTCGGCCCGACGCTGCTGTCCTGGATGGAAGAGAAATCCCCCGCGGTGTACCGGGCCATCCTCGAAGGCGACCGGGAAAGCCGCAAGACGTTCTCGGGACACGGCTCCGCCCTGGCGCAGGGGTACAACCACATCATCCTTCCCCTGGCCAACGCGCGGGACAAGGCGACGCAGGTCCGCTGGGGGATCCGGGATTTCACGCACCGGTTCGGCCGGCCGCCGGAGGGGATGTGGCTCCCGGAAACCGCGGCGGACGTCGGCACGCTGGACGTCCTGGCCGGCGAGGGGATCCGGTTCACGATCCTCGCCCCCCGCCAGGCGGCCAAGGTGCGAAAAAAAGGGAGCCGCGACTGGCGCGACGTCAGCAACGGCAGGATCGATCCCACGATCCCGTACGAACTTCGTCTTCCTTCGGGCCGGAAGATCTGCCTGTTCTTCTATGACGGGCCCATCTCCCAGGGAGTCGCCTTCGAGCGGCTTCTCGACAACGGGGAGTTCCTCGCCAACCGCCTGCTGGGGGCTTTCTCGGACCAGCGTCCGTGGCCGCAGCAACTGGTGCATATCGCCACCGACGGCGAGACGTACGGCCACCACCACACCCACGGCGAGATGGCCCTTTCGAAGGCGCTGCAGCTCCTCGACGCGAACCCGGAGGTCCGCATCACGAACTACGGAGAGCACCTGGAGAGATTCCCGCCCACGCACGACGTGCGGATCTTCGACAACAGCTCCTGGAGCTGCGTTCACGGCGTGGAGCGCTGGCGGAGCGATTGCGGGTGCAATTCCGGCGGCCGTCCGGGGTGGAACCAGGAATGGAGGAGACCGCTTCGGGAGGCGATGGACGGACTCCGGGACACCATCGCCCCCCTGTTCGAAGGGGAAGGGAGGAAGGTCTTCAAGGACCCCTGGGCCGCCCGGGAAGAGTACATCTCGGTGATCCTCGACCGGTCCGACGCCTCCATCGACGAATTTCTCGCAAGGCACGCCGCCGGGAAGCTGACGCCGAAGCAGAAGACCCGGGCGCTCCAGCTGATGGAGATCCAGCGGCAGGCCATGCTCATGTACACGAGCTGCGGATGGTTCTTCGACGATCTCTCGGGGATCGAAACGGTGCAGGTCCTCCAGTACGCCGGCCGCGTCATACAGCTTTCCGGGGATATCTTCGGCGATTCCGTCGAAGCCGGGTTCCTTACGCGGCTCGAGCGGGCAAAAAGCAACGTGCCGGAGCACAAGGACGGACGCGCCCTGTACGACAAGTTCGTGAAGCCGGCCACGGTGGACCTGCACAAGGTCGCGGCCCACTACGCGATGAGCGCCCTCTTCGAGAATTACGGCGAGCGGGACCGGATCTACTGCTACGACGTCGAACGGCATGACATCCGCGTCCGGACGGCGGGCAGGACGAAGCTTCTCCTCGGAAGGGCGCGGGTCACCTCGGAGATCACGCGGAAAACGGCGTTCGTGACGTTCGGCGTCCTGCACCTGGGGGATCACAACATCAGCGGAGGGGTCCGCGACTTCCGGGGCGAGGAGGAGTACGAGACCCTCACCCGGGAGATCGGGGACGTCTTCAAGAGCGCCGACCTCCCCGAAGCGATCCGGACCGTGGACAAGCAATTCGGCCTGGGGACCTACTCCCTGAAGCTGCTGTTCCGCGACGAATTGCGGAAAATCCTGCACATCATCCTCGACCAGACCCTCTCCGGGACGGAGGCGAGCCACCGGGAGATCTACAATCAGCACGCCAGCATGATGCGGTTCCTCTCGGGCATGGACATTCCGCTCCCCGATCCCCTGCACGCCTCCGCGAAGGTCACACTGAACGCGGGGCTGCGCCGGGCCGTGTCGGCGGAGACCCTGGACGCGACCGCCATCCGCGGGCTATTGGAAGAGGGCAGCACCATCGGGATCCAGCTCGTATCGGCCGGCCTCGGATTCCCGCTCCAGAAAAGAATCGACGCGATCGCGAACGACTTCCGGGAGAAACCCGACGATCTCGGCCTTCTCCACCGCTTCGAGGAGGCGGTGGAAATGGGCCACGACCTCCCCTTCGAGGTGCTCTTCTGGGGGGCCCAGAACATCTACTTCGAGCTGTTGCAGACCGTCTATCCCGGTTTCCTGACGAAGTCCCGTGAAGGGGACGAACAGGCGGCCCTCTGGATCGGGCTGTTCCGCTCCATCGGAAAGAAGCTCTCGTTCGTCGTGCCGGAGGATTGA
- a CDS encoding malto-oligosyltrehalose trehalohydrolase: protein MTDPRAHPLGATPLPDGRCRFLVYAPSARTVSVRLLSPAKRVVPLERDGLGYHHGIADGVAAGTLYLYRLDGAKERPDPASRHQPQGVHGPSMVTDPGAFAWRDREWRGIPLSSYILYELHVGTYTPEGTFDAILQRLDALVELGITAVELMPVAQFPGRRNWGYDGVYPFAVQESYGGPEGLKRLVDACHLRGLAVVLDVVYNHLGPEGNYLSDFGPYFSDRYRIPWGSAVNFDGPHSDEVRRYFQENALYWLREFHVDALRLDAIHGIMDFSASPFLTELAAAVRDLRKEENRRAYLIPESDLNDARVVTPPEEGGYGLDAQWNDDFHHALHTLLTGERDGYYADFGGIGRLARAFTDGFVYSGQYSAYRRRRHGNPSRHLPAGRFVVFAQNHDQVGNRMRGDRLSVLVSFESQKLAAGVVLLSPFLPLLFMGEEYGEVAPFLYFVHHGDTGLIEAVRKGRKEEFAAFGWKGEIPDPQDEETFLRSRPDPALRGSGNRALLLSLHRELIRIRKTDPVLSRTDREGMEATPFEEESALFILRRDGSAQTAAVFHFGNVPATLPLPLPGGHWKKVLDSADVRWGGPGGAAPERPDPLGGVVCALRPDSFILFSNSGEENR, encoded by the coding sequence CCTGGGATACCACCACGGAATCGCGGACGGAGTGGCGGCGGGGACCTTGTACCTGTATCGCCTGGACGGGGCGAAAGAGCGGCCCGATCCCGCCTCGCGCCACCAGCCCCAGGGGGTTCACGGCCCCTCCATGGTCACCGACCCCGGGGCGTTCGCATGGCGGGACCGCGAATGGCGCGGGATTCCGCTCTCTTCGTACATCCTGTACGAACTGCACGTCGGGACGTACACGCCCGAGGGCACCTTCGACGCCATCCTCCAGCGCCTGGACGCTCTCGTCGAACTGGGGATCACCGCCGTGGAGCTGATGCCCGTGGCGCAGTTCCCCGGGAGGAGAAACTGGGGATACGACGGCGTCTACCCGTTCGCCGTGCAGGAGAGCTACGGCGGGCCGGAAGGGCTGAAGCGCCTGGTCGACGCCTGCCACCTGCGCGGCCTGGCCGTCGTCCTGGACGTGGTCTACAACCACCTCGGGCCGGAGGGGAATTACCTGTCCGACTTCGGCCCCTACTTCAGCGACCGGTACCGCATCCCGTGGGGATCGGCCGTGAACTTCGACGGCCCCCACAGCGACGAGGTCCGGCGGTATTTCCAGGAGAACGCCCTCTACTGGCTGCGGGAGTTCCACGTGGACGCGCTGCGCCTCGACGCGATCCACGGCATCATGGATTTCAGCGCCTCCCCGTTCCTCACCGAGCTCGCCGCGGCCGTCCGCGACCTCCGGAAGGAAGAGAACCGGAGGGCCTACCTGATTCCGGAGAGCGACCTGAACGACGCGCGGGTCGTCACCCCGCCGGAAGAGGGGGGATATGGGCTCGACGCCCAGTGGAACGACGACTTTCACCACGCCCTCCACACCCTGCTGACGGGCGAGCGCGACGGGTACTACGCCGACTTCGGCGGGATCGGGCGCCTGGCGCGCGCGTTCACCGACGGGTTCGTCTACTCGGGGCAATATTCGGCGTACCGCAGGCGCCGGCATGGGAACCCGTCACGCCACCTCCCGGCGGGGAGGTTCGTCGTGTTCGCGCAGAACCACGACCAGGTGGGGAACCGGATGCGCGGGGACCGGCTGAGCGTCCTGGTCTCCTTCGAGTCCCAGAAGCTCGCCGCGGGCGTCGTCCTGCTTTCCCCCTTCCTTCCGCTCCTGTTCATGGGGGAGGAATATGGAGAGGTTGCCCCGTTCCTCTACTTCGTGCACCATGGCGACACGGGCCTCATCGAGGCGGTCCGGAAAGGGCGGAAAGAGGAGTTCGCCGCCTTCGGCTGGAAAGGCGAGATCCCCGATCCCCAGGACGAGGAAACGTTCCTGCGTTCCCGGCCGGATCCGGCGCTGCGGGGATCGGGAAACCGGGCGCTCCTCCTTTCGCTCCACCGCGAACTGATCCGGATCCGGAAGACCGATCCGGTCCTGTCCCGGACGGACCGGGAGGGAATGGAGGCGACCCCCTTCGAGGAGGAAAGCGCGCTCTTCATCCTGCGCCGGGACGGCTCCGCGCAAACCGCGGCGGTGTTCCATTTCGGGAATGTTCCGGCGACCCTGCCGCTTCCCCTTCCCGGCGGGCATTGGAAGAAGGTACTGGATTCCGCCGACGTCCGCTGGGGCGGCCCGGGGGGAGCGGCGCCCGAACGTCCGGACCCGCTCGGGGGGGTCGTATGCGCGCTCCGGCCGGACTCCTTCATCCTGTTCTCGAATTCCGGAGAGGAGAATCGCTGA